One window of the Equus caballus isolate H_3958 breed thoroughbred chromosome 2, TB-T2T, whole genome shotgun sequence genome contains the following:
- the MFSD2A gene encoding sodium-dependent lysophosphatidylcholine symporter 1 isoform X4 — MAKGEGSESGSAAGLLPAGIIQAGERPAQEPKKKQQLSVCSKLCYAVGGAPYQVTGCALGFFLQIYLLDVAQVDPFSASIILFVGRAWDAITDPLVGFFISKSSWTRLGRLMPWIIFSTPLAVVAYFLIWFVPDFPQGQSLWYLLFYCLFETLVTCFHVPYSALTMFISTEQSERDSATAYRMTVEVLGTVLGTAIQGQIVGQADTPCLQDRNISAVALEGANRTHSTTSLRETQNAYLLAAGVIATIYIICAVILILGVREQREPYETQQAEPMSFFRGLRLVMSHGPYVKLIAGFLFTSLAFMLVEGNFALFCTYTLGFRNEFQNLLLAIMLSATFTIPIWQWFLTRFGKKTAVYVGISSAVPFLTLVALMERNLIITYVVAVAAGISVAAAFLLPWSMLPDVIDDFHLKQPHSRGTEPIFFSFYVFFTKFASGVSLGISTLSLDFAGYQTRGCTQPRRVKFTLKMLVTMTPIVLILLGLLLFKLYPIDEEKRRQNKKALQALREEASSSGCSDTDSTELASIL; from the exons ATGGCCAAAGGAGAGGGCTCCGAGAGCGGCTCCGCGGCGGGGCTGCTGCCCGCGGGCATTATACAAGCGGGTGAACGTCCGGCCCAG GAACCGAAGAAGAAACAACAGTTGTCCGTTTGCAGCAAGCTTTGCTATGCAGTTGGAGGGGCCCCCTACCAGGTGACAGGCTGTGCCCTGGGGTTCTTCCTGCAGATCTACCTGTTGGATGTGGCTCAG GTGGaccctttctctgcctccatcatcctATTTGTGGGCCGGGCTTGGGATGCCATCACAGATCCCCTGGTGGGTTTCTTCATTAGCAAGTCTTCGTGGACCCGCCTGGGCCGCCTCATGCCCTG GATCATCTTCTCCACGCCCCTGGCCGTCGTTGCCTACTTCCTCATCTGGTTCGTGCCTGACTTCCCACAGGGCCAGAGCCTGTGGTACCTGCTTTTCTATTGCCTCTTTGAGACACTGGTCACA TGTTTCCACGTTCCCTACTCAGCTCTCACCATGTTCATCAGCACAGAGCAGAGTGAGCGGGATTCTGCCACTGCATATC GGATGACTGTGGAGGTGCTGGGCACAGTGCTGGGAACAGCGATCCAGGGGCAAATCGTGGGCCAAGCGGATACACCTTGTCTCCAGGACCGCAACATTTCTGCAGTGGCCTTGGAAGGTGCCAATCGCACACACAGCACCACCTCACTCAGAGAAACG CAAAATGCATACCTGCTGGCAGCAGGGGTCATTGCCACCATCTATATCATCTGTGCTGTCATCCTGATCCTGGGCGTGCGGGAGCAGAGAG AACCCTATGAGACTCAGCAGGCTGAGCCGATGTCCTTCTTTCGGGGCCTCCGGCTGGTCATGAGCCACGGCCCGTACGTCAAGCTTATTGCCGGCTTCCTCTTCACCTCCCTGGCTTTCATG CTGGTGGAAGGGAACTTCGCCTTGTTTTGCACCTACACCCTGGGCTTCCGCAATGAATTCCAGAATCTGCTCCTGGCCATCATG CTCTCGGCCACATTCACCATCCCCATCTGGCAATGGTTCCTAACCCGGTTTGGCAAAAAGACGGCTGTATACGTTGGGATCTCT TCAGCAGTGCCATTTCTCACCTTGGTGGCCCTCATGGAGCGTAACCTGATCATCACATACGTGGTAGCTGTGGCAGCTGGCATCAGTGTAGCAGCTGCCTTCTTACTACCCTG GTCCATGCTGCCCGACGTCATTGACGACTTCCACTTGAAGCAGCCCCACTCCCGTGGAACCGAGcccatcttcttctccttctatGTCTTCTTCACCAAGTTCGCCTCCGGAGTCTCACTGGGCATCTCCACCCTCAGTCTTGA CTTTGCCGGCTACCAAACCCGTGGCTGCACCCAGCCGAGGCGCGTCAAGTTTACGCTGAAGATGCTGGTGACCATGACTCCCATAGTCCTCATCCTGCTGGGCCTGCTGCTCTTCAAACTGTACCCCATTGACGAGGAGAAGCGGCGACAGAACAAGAAAGCCCTGCAGGCTCTGCG GGAAGAGGCCAGCAGCTCGGGCTGCTCTGACACAGACTCTACAGAGCTGGCCAGCATCCTCTAG
- the MFSD2A gene encoding sodium-dependent lysophosphatidylcholine symporter 1 isoform X3, which produces MAKGEGSESGSAAGLLPAGIIQAGERPAQKEPKKKQQLSVCSKLCYAVGGAPYQVTGCALGFFLQIYLLDVAQVDPFSASIILFVGRAWDAITDPLVGFFISKSSWTRLGRLMPWIIFSTPLAVVAYFLIWFVPDFPQGQSLWYLLFYCLFETLVTCFHVPYSALTMFISTEQSERDSATAYRMTVEVLGTVLGTAIQGQIVGQADTPCLQDRNISAVALEGANRTHSTTSLRETQNAYLLAAGVIATIYIICAVILILGVREQREPYETQQAEPMSFFRGLRLVMSHGPYVKLIAGFLFTSLAFMLVEGNFALFCTYTLGFRNEFQNLLLAIMLSATFTIPIWQWFLTRFGKKTAVYVGISSAVPFLTLVALMERNLIITYVVAVAAGISVAAAFLLPWSMLPDVIDDFHLKQPHSRGTEPIFFSFYVFFTKFASGVSLGISTLSLDFAGYQTRGCTQPRRVKFTLKMLVTMTPIVLILLGLLLFKLYPIDEEKRRQNKKALQALREEASSSGCSDTDSTELASIL; this is translated from the exons ATGGCCAAAGGAGAGGGCTCCGAGAGCGGCTCCGCGGCGGGGCTGCTGCCCGCGGGCATTATACAAGCGGGTGAACGTCCGGCCCAG aaGGAACCGAAGAAGAAACAACAGTTGTCCGTTTGCAGCAAGCTTTGCTATGCAGTTGGAGGGGCCCCCTACCAGGTGACAGGCTGTGCCCTGGGGTTCTTCCTGCAGATCTACCTGTTGGATGTGGCTCAG GTGGaccctttctctgcctccatcatcctATTTGTGGGCCGGGCTTGGGATGCCATCACAGATCCCCTGGTGGGTTTCTTCATTAGCAAGTCTTCGTGGACCCGCCTGGGCCGCCTCATGCCCTG GATCATCTTCTCCACGCCCCTGGCCGTCGTTGCCTACTTCCTCATCTGGTTCGTGCCTGACTTCCCACAGGGCCAGAGCCTGTGGTACCTGCTTTTCTATTGCCTCTTTGAGACACTGGTCACA TGTTTCCACGTTCCCTACTCAGCTCTCACCATGTTCATCAGCACAGAGCAGAGTGAGCGGGATTCTGCCACTGCATATC GGATGACTGTGGAGGTGCTGGGCACAGTGCTGGGAACAGCGATCCAGGGGCAAATCGTGGGCCAAGCGGATACACCTTGTCTCCAGGACCGCAACATTTCTGCAGTGGCCTTGGAAGGTGCCAATCGCACACACAGCACCACCTCACTCAGAGAAACG CAAAATGCATACCTGCTGGCAGCAGGGGTCATTGCCACCATCTATATCATCTGTGCTGTCATCCTGATCCTGGGCGTGCGGGAGCAGAGAG AACCCTATGAGACTCAGCAGGCTGAGCCGATGTCCTTCTTTCGGGGCCTCCGGCTGGTCATGAGCCACGGCCCGTACGTCAAGCTTATTGCCGGCTTCCTCTTCACCTCCCTGGCTTTCATG CTGGTGGAAGGGAACTTCGCCTTGTTTTGCACCTACACCCTGGGCTTCCGCAATGAATTCCAGAATCTGCTCCTGGCCATCATG CTCTCGGCCACATTCACCATCCCCATCTGGCAATGGTTCCTAACCCGGTTTGGCAAAAAGACGGCTGTATACGTTGGGATCTCT TCAGCAGTGCCATTTCTCACCTTGGTGGCCCTCATGGAGCGTAACCTGATCATCACATACGTGGTAGCTGTGGCAGCTGGCATCAGTGTAGCAGCTGCCTTCTTACTACCCTG GTCCATGCTGCCCGACGTCATTGACGACTTCCACTTGAAGCAGCCCCACTCCCGTGGAACCGAGcccatcttcttctccttctatGTCTTCTTCACCAAGTTCGCCTCCGGAGTCTCACTGGGCATCTCCACCCTCAGTCTTGA CTTTGCCGGCTACCAAACCCGTGGCTGCACCCAGCCGAGGCGCGTCAAGTTTACGCTGAAGATGCTGGTGACCATGACTCCCATAGTCCTCATCCTGCTGGGCCTGCTGCTCTTCAAACTGTACCCCATTGACGAGGAGAAGCGGCGACAGAACAAGAAAGCCCTGCAGGCTCTGCG GGAAGAGGCCAGCAGCTCGGGCTGCTCTGACACAGACTCTACAGAGCTGGCCAGCATCCTCTAG
- the MFSD2A gene encoding sodium-dependent lysophosphatidylcholine symporter 1 isoform X1: MAKGEGSESGSAAGLLPAGIIQAGERPAQVKKEPKKKQQLSVCSKLCYAVGGAPYQVTGCALGFFLQIYLLDVAQVDPFSASIILFVGRAWDAITDPLVGFFISKSSWTRLGRLMPWIIFSTPLAVVAYFLIWFVPDFPQGQSLWYLLFYCLFETLVTCFHVPYSALTMFISTEQSERDSATAYRMTVEVLGTVLGTAIQGQIVGQADTPCLQDRNISAVALEGANRTHSTTSLRETQNAYLLAAGVIATIYIICAVILILGVREQREPYETQQAEPMSFFRGLRLVMSHGPYVKLIAGFLFTSLAFMLVEGNFALFCTYTLGFRNEFQNLLLAIMLSATFTIPIWQWFLTRFGKKTAVYVGISSAVPFLTLVALMERNLIITYVVAVAAGISVAAAFLLPWSMLPDVIDDFHLKQPHSRGTEPIFFSFYVFFTKFASGVSLGISTLSLDFAGYQTRGCTQPRRVKFTLKMLVTMTPIVLILLGLLLFKLYPIDEEKRRQNKKALQALREEASSSGCSDTDSTELASIL; this comes from the exons ATGGCCAAAGGAGAGGGCTCCGAGAGCGGCTCCGCGGCGGGGCTGCTGCCCGCGGGCATTATACAAGCGGGTGAACGTCCGGCCCAGGTGAAG aaGGAACCGAAGAAGAAACAACAGTTGTCCGTTTGCAGCAAGCTTTGCTATGCAGTTGGAGGGGCCCCCTACCAGGTGACAGGCTGTGCCCTGGGGTTCTTCCTGCAGATCTACCTGTTGGATGTGGCTCAG GTGGaccctttctctgcctccatcatcctATTTGTGGGCCGGGCTTGGGATGCCATCACAGATCCCCTGGTGGGTTTCTTCATTAGCAAGTCTTCGTGGACCCGCCTGGGCCGCCTCATGCCCTG GATCATCTTCTCCACGCCCCTGGCCGTCGTTGCCTACTTCCTCATCTGGTTCGTGCCTGACTTCCCACAGGGCCAGAGCCTGTGGTACCTGCTTTTCTATTGCCTCTTTGAGACACTGGTCACA TGTTTCCACGTTCCCTACTCAGCTCTCACCATGTTCATCAGCACAGAGCAGAGTGAGCGGGATTCTGCCACTGCATATC GGATGACTGTGGAGGTGCTGGGCACAGTGCTGGGAACAGCGATCCAGGGGCAAATCGTGGGCCAAGCGGATACACCTTGTCTCCAGGACCGCAACATTTCTGCAGTGGCCTTGGAAGGTGCCAATCGCACACACAGCACCACCTCACTCAGAGAAACG CAAAATGCATACCTGCTGGCAGCAGGGGTCATTGCCACCATCTATATCATCTGTGCTGTCATCCTGATCCTGGGCGTGCGGGAGCAGAGAG AACCCTATGAGACTCAGCAGGCTGAGCCGATGTCCTTCTTTCGGGGCCTCCGGCTGGTCATGAGCCACGGCCCGTACGTCAAGCTTATTGCCGGCTTCCTCTTCACCTCCCTGGCTTTCATG CTGGTGGAAGGGAACTTCGCCTTGTTTTGCACCTACACCCTGGGCTTCCGCAATGAATTCCAGAATCTGCTCCTGGCCATCATG CTCTCGGCCACATTCACCATCCCCATCTGGCAATGGTTCCTAACCCGGTTTGGCAAAAAGACGGCTGTATACGTTGGGATCTCT TCAGCAGTGCCATTTCTCACCTTGGTGGCCCTCATGGAGCGTAACCTGATCATCACATACGTGGTAGCTGTGGCAGCTGGCATCAGTGTAGCAGCTGCCTTCTTACTACCCTG GTCCATGCTGCCCGACGTCATTGACGACTTCCACTTGAAGCAGCCCCACTCCCGTGGAACCGAGcccatcttcttctccttctatGTCTTCTTCACCAAGTTCGCCTCCGGAGTCTCACTGGGCATCTCCACCCTCAGTCTTGA CTTTGCCGGCTACCAAACCCGTGGCTGCACCCAGCCGAGGCGCGTCAAGTTTACGCTGAAGATGCTGGTGACCATGACTCCCATAGTCCTCATCCTGCTGGGCCTGCTGCTCTTCAAACTGTACCCCATTGACGAGGAGAAGCGGCGACAGAACAAGAAAGCCCTGCAGGCTCTGCG GGAAGAGGCCAGCAGCTCGGGCTGCTCTGACACAGACTCTACAGAGCTGGCCAGCATCCTCTAG
- the MFSD2A gene encoding sodium-dependent lysophosphatidylcholine symporter 1 isoform X2 yields MAKGEGSESGSAAGLLPAGIIQAGERPAQVKEPKKKQQLSVCSKLCYAVGGAPYQVTGCALGFFLQIYLLDVAQVDPFSASIILFVGRAWDAITDPLVGFFISKSSWTRLGRLMPWIIFSTPLAVVAYFLIWFVPDFPQGQSLWYLLFYCLFETLVTCFHVPYSALTMFISTEQSERDSATAYRMTVEVLGTVLGTAIQGQIVGQADTPCLQDRNISAVALEGANRTHSTTSLRETQNAYLLAAGVIATIYIICAVILILGVREQREPYETQQAEPMSFFRGLRLVMSHGPYVKLIAGFLFTSLAFMLVEGNFALFCTYTLGFRNEFQNLLLAIMLSATFTIPIWQWFLTRFGKKTAVYVGISSAVPFLTLVALMERNLIITYVVAVAAGISVAAAFLLPWSMLPDVIDDFHLKQPHSRGTEPIFFSFYVFFTKFASGVSLGISTLSLDFAGYQTRGCTQPRRVKFTLKMLVTMTPIVLILLGLLLFKLYPIDEEKRRQNKKALQALREEASSSGCSDTDSTELASIL; encoded by the exons ATGGCCAAAGGAGAGGGCTCCGAGAGCGGCTCCGCGGCGGGGCTGCTGCCCGCGGGCATTATACAAGCGGGTGAACGTCCGGCCCAGGTGAAG GAACCGAAGAAGAAACAACAGTTGTCCGTTTGCAGCAAGCTTTGCTATGCAGTTGGAGGGGCCCCCTACCAGGTGACAGGCTGTGCCCTGGGGTTCTTCCTGCAGATCTACCTGTTGGATGTGGCTCAG GTGGaccctttctctgcctccatcatcctATTTGTGGGCCGGGCTTGGGATGCCATCACAGATCCCCTGGTGGGTTTCTTCATTAGCAAGTCTTCGTGGACCCGCCTGGGCCGCCTCATGCCCTG GATCATCTTCTCCACGCCCCTGGCCGTCGTTGCCTACTTCCTCATCTGGTTCGTGCCTGACTTCCCACAGGGCCAGAGCCTGTGGTACCTGCTTTTCTATTGCCTCTTTGAGACACTGGTCACA TGTTTCCACGTTCCCTACTCAGCTCTCACCATGTTCATCAGCACAGAGCAGAGTGAGCGGGATTCTGCCACTGCATATC GGATGACTGTGGAGGTGCTGGGCACAGTGCTGGGAACAGCGATCCAGGGGCAAATCGTGGGCCAAGCGGATACACCTTGTCTCCAGGACCGCAACATTTCTGCAGTGGCCTTGGAAGGTGCCAATCGCACACACAGCACCACCTCACTCAGAGAAACG CAAAATGCATACCTGCTGGCAGCAGGGGTCATTGCCACCATCTATATCATCTGTGCTGTCATCCTGATCCTGGGCGTGCGGGAGCAGAGAG AACCCTATGAGACTCAGCAGGCTGAGCCGATGTCCTTCTTTCGGGGCCTCCGGCTGGTCATGAGCCACGGCCCGTACGTCAAGCTTATTGCCGGCTTCCTCTTCACCTCCCTGGCTTTCATG CTGGTGGAAGGGAACTTCGCCTTGTTTTGCACCTACACCCTGGGCTTCCGCAATGAATTCCAGAATCTGCTCCTGGCCATCATG CTCTCGGCCACATTCACCATCCCCATCTGGCAATGGTTCCTAACCCGGTTTGGCAAAAAGACGGCTGTATACGTTGGGATCTCT TCAGCAGTGCCATTTCTCACCTTGGTGGCCCTCATGGAGCGTAACCTGATCATCACATACGTGGTAGCTGTGGCAGCTGGCATCAGTGTAGCAGCTGCCTTCTTACTACCCTG GTCCATGCTGCCCGACGTCATTGACGACTTCCACTTGAAGCAGCCCCACTCCCGTGGAACCGAGcccatcttcttctccttctatGTCTTCTTCACCAAGTTCGCCTCCGGAGTCTCACTGGGCATCTCCACCCTCAGTCTTGA CTTTGCCGGCTACCAAACCCGTGGCTGCACCCAGCCGAGGCGCGTCAAGTTTACGCTGAAGATGCTGGTGACCATGACTCCCATAGTCCTCATCCTGCTGGGCCTGCTGCTCTTCAAACTGTACCCCATTGACGAGGAGAAGCGGCGACAGAACAAGAAAGCCCTGCAGGCTCTGCG GGAAGAGGCCAGCAGCTCGGGCTGCTCTGACACAGACTCTACAGAGCTGGCCAGCATCCTCTAG
- the MFSD2A gene encoding sodium-dependent lysophosphatidylcholine symporter 1 isoform X5 — MPWIIFSTPLAVVAYFLIWFVPDFPQGQSLWYLLFYCLFETLVTCFHVPYSALTMFISTEQSERDSATAYRMTVEVLGTVLGTAIQGQIVGQADTPCLQDRNISAVALEGANRTHSTTSLRETQNAYLLAAGVIATIYIICAVILILGVREQREPYETQQAEPMSFFRGLRLVMSHGPYVKLIAGFLFTSLAFMLVEGNFALFCTYTLGFRNEFQNLLLAIMLSATFTIPIWQWFLTRFGKKTAVYVGISSAVPFLTLVALMERNLIITYVVAVAAGISVAAAFLLPWSMLPDVIDDFHLKQPHSRGTEPIFFSFYVFFTKFASGVSLGISTLSLDFAGYQTRGCTQPRRVKFTLKMLVTMTPIVLILLGLLLFKLYPIDEEKRRQNKKALQALREEASSSGCSDTDSTELASIL, encoded by the exons ATGCCCTG GATCATCTTCTCCACGCCCCTGGCCGTCGTTGCCTACTTCCTCATCTGGTTCGTGCCTGACTTCCCACAGGGCCAGAGCCTGTGGTACCTGCTTTTCTATTGCCTCTTTGAGACACTGGTCACA TGTTTCCACGTTCCCTACTCAGCTCTCACCATGTTCATCAGCACAGAGCAGAGTGAGCGGGATTCTGCCACTGCATATC GGATGACTGTGGAGGTGCTGGGCACAGTGCTGGGAACAGCGATCCAGGGGCAAATCGTGGGCCAAGCGGATACACCTTGTCTCCAGGACCGCAACATTTCTGCAGTGGCCTTGGAAGGTGCCAATCGCACACACAGCACCACCTCACTCAGAGAAACG CAAAATGCATACCTGCTGGCAGCAGGGGTCATTGCCACCATCTATATCATCTGTGCTGTCATCCTGATCCTGGGCGTGCGGGAGCAGAGAG AACCCTATGAGACTCAGCAGGCTGAGCCGATGTCCTTCTTTCGGGGCCTCCGGCTGGTCATGAGCCACGGCCCGTACGTCAAGCTTATTGCCGGCTTCCTCTTCACCTCCCTGGCTTTCATG CTGGTGGAAGGGAACTTCGCCTTGTTTTGCACCTACACCCTGGGCTTCCGCAATGAATTCCAGAATCTGCTCCTGGCCATCATG CTCTCGGCCACATTCACCATCCCCATCTGGCAATGGTTCCTAACCCGGTTTGGCAAAAAGACGGCTGTATACGTTGGGATCTCT TCAGCAGTGCCATTTCTCACCTTGGTGGCCCTCATGGAGCGTAACCTGATCATCACATACGTGGTAGCTGTGGCAGCTGGCATCAGTGTAGCAGCTGCCTTCTTACTACCCTG GTCCATGCTGCCCGACGTCATTGACGACTTCCACTTGAAGCAGCCCCACTCCCGTGGAACCGAGcccatcttcttctccttctatGTCTTCTTCACCAAGTTCGCCTCCGGAGTCTCACTGGGCATCTCCACCCTCAGTCTTGA CTTTGCCGGCTACCAAACCCGTGGCTGCACCCAGCCGAGGCGCGTCAAGTTTACGCTGAAGATGCTGGTGACCATGACTCCCATAGTCCTCATCCTGCTGGGCCTGCTGCTCTTCAAACTGTACCCCATTGACGAGGAGAAGCGGCGACAGAACAAGAAAGCCCTGCAGGCTCTGCG GGAAGAGGCCAGCAGCTCGGGCTGCTCTGACACAGACTCTACAGAGCTGGCCAGCATCCTCTAG